A single window of Parabacteroides pacaensis DNA harbors:
- the ung gene encoding uracil-DNA glycosylase — MNVKIEESWRKRLQEEFDKPYFEKLVMFVRNEYKRTLILPPGHQIFHVFNSCPFENVKVVILGQDPYPTPGQYYGVCFSVPDGVTIPGSLANIFKEIHQDLGKPIPTSGNLDRWVAQGVLSMNTVLTVRAHETGSHRNKGWETFTDAVIKKLSTEREHLVFMLWGNYAKEKINLIDTSKHLVLTTVHPSPRSADHGFFGCKHFSKANAFLQSKGIKEINW, encoded by the coding sequence ATGAATGTAAAAATAGAAGAAAGTTGGCGAAAACGTTTACAAGAAGAATTCGATAAACCTTATTTCGAAAAACTAGTTATGTTTGTCAGAAATGAATATAAACGCACCCTCATACTTCCTCCCGGACATCAAATATTCCATGTATTCAATTCATGCCCCTTTGAAAATGTAAAAGTCGTTATCTTAGGCCAAGATCCTTATCCTACTCCAGGACAATATTATGGAGTTTGTTTTTCCGTACCGGACGGAGTAACCATTCCGGGCTCATTAGCTAATATTTTCAAAGAAATACATCAAGACCTAGGCAAACCGATTCCAACTTCCGGTAACCTAGACCGTTGGGTAGCACAAGGTGTATTATCGATGAACACCGTTCTTACCGTACGTGCTCACGAAACAGGCTCTCATCGAAATAAAGGATGGGAAACCTTCACAGATGCAGTCATTAAAAAACTAAGTACTGAACGGGAACATTTAGTATTTATGTTATGGGGAAACTATGCGAAAGAAAAAATCAATCTTATTGATACTAGTAAACATTTAGTATTAACTACAGTACATCCTTCTCCCCGTTCTGCCGATCATGGATTCTTTGGGTGCAAACACTTTAGCAAAGCCAATGCATTCTTACAAAGTAAAGGAATCAAAGAGATTAACTGGTAA
- a CDS encoding porin family protein — MIRKSIFFACLFVLLSGTTQLKAQQDRNHGIIWSSLQGLEYSVKAGFNIGGTSPVPLPEEIREITGYKPTICLAIEGDITKWFDEGKKWGMVLGLRLEDKGMQANAWVKNYSMEIIGDGGERLKGNWTGGVKTKVKNSYFSVPVLAAYRVSPRVKLSAGPYMSFRTSGDFSGHVYDGYLREGNPTGTKVEFKDDKIATYDFSKDLRNFQWGVQAGVEWRAFKHLNVNADLEWGVNDIFKSDFQTITFAMYPIYLNVGFGYAF; from the coding sequence ATGATAAGAAAAAGTATATTTTTTGCTTGTTTATTTGTATTGCTAAGTGGTACAACTCAATTAAAAGCCCAACAAGACCGGAATCACGGTATTATTTGGTCATCTTTGCAGGGACTGGAATATAGTGTAAAAGCTGGTTTTAATATCGGAGGGACTTCTCCTGTTCCTCTTCCGGAAGAGATCCGGGAAATTACCGGATATAAACCAACTATTTGTTTGGCTATTGAAGGAGACATTACTAAATGGTTTGATGAAGGAAAGAAATGGGGAATGGTATTGGGGTTGCGATTAGAAGATAAAGGAATGCAGGCGAATGCCTGGGTGAAAAATTATAGCATGGAAATTATCGGGGACGGCGGCGAACGTTTAAAAGGTAACTGGACCGGAGGTGTAAAAACGAAGGTGAAAAACTCTTATTTCTCTGTTCCTGTATTAGCTGCTTATCGGGTTAGTCCACGGGTTAAACTTAGCGCGGGACCTTATATGTCATTTCGGACAAGCGGTGATTTTTCCGGTCATGTATACGACGGATATTTGAGAGAAGGCAACCCAACCGGTACAAAAGTAGAATTTAAGGATGATAAAATTGCCACATACGATTTTTCTAAAGACTTACGTAATTTTCAATGGGGAGTTCAAGCAGGCGTTGAATGGAGAGCTTTTAAGCATTTGAATGTAAATGCCGATTTGGAATGGGGAGTGAATGATATTTTTAAAAGTGATTTTCAAACCATTACTTTTGCTATGTATCCTATCTACTTGAATGTAGGATTCGGTTACGCCTTTTAA
- a CDS encoding PCMD domain-containing protein, with the protein MKLTSLIFCLFLTLSLTSCIQDEALNAEADIVTCTVPGDVLNRDPIIENDKITLIVKGGTDISVLAPSFTLTPGATIIPANGSVLDFTTPQYYEVTSQDRQWTKKYEVGVTFSGVSNTKYHFENVKFNKSGKYHVFYETDVQGKENMTWASGNEGFSLTGLTDENGESIKANAYPTSQTDNGVVGKCLKLQTLETGALGALMGMKIAAGNLFLGSFTVNISDILKSTKFGMQFSYVPTYLKGYYKYKRGKVFQDNGTVIPDKKDICDIYAVFYETDEKMQILDGTNVLAEDNKYIVSIARINDARETEEWIEFNLPFVYREGKTIDPEKLRAGKYNLAIVFSSSIRGDHFEGAPGSTLYIDEVELGYEE; encoded by the coding sequence ATGAAGCTAACGAGCTTAATCTTTTGTTTATTTCTAACTTTATCTTTAACATCCTGCATTCAAGATGAAGCACTTAACGCCGAAGCAGATATTGTTACATGCACTGTTCCAGGTGATGTATTAAACCGGGACCCCATTATTGAAAATGACAAAATTACTTTAATAGTAAAGGGAGGAACGGATATTTCAGTTTTAGCTCCTAGTTTTACTTTAACCCCTGGTGCAACTATTATTCCTGCCAACGGAAGTGTATTGGATTTTACTACTCCGCAATATTACGAAGTAACTTCACAAGACCGGCAATGGACAAAAAAATATGAAGTAGGAGTTACTTTCTCTGGAGTGAGTAATACAAAATATCATTTTGAAAATGTAAAGTTTAACAAAAGTGGAAAGTACCATGTTTTTTATGAAACAGATGTACAAGGAAAGGAGAATATGACATGGGCAAGTGGAAATGAAGGATTTTCACTTACAGGGCTTACGGACGAAAATGGTGAAAGTATAAAAGCAAATGCTTACCCGACGTCACAAACAGATAATGGAGTAGTAGGAAAATGTCTTAAACTTCAAACCTTAGAAACCGGAGCATTAGGTGCTTTAATGGGAATGAAAATTGCTGCAGGAAATTTATTTTTAGGTAGTTTTACAGTAAATATAAGCGATATATTAAAGTCTACTAAGTTCGGCATGCAATTTTCGTATGTGCCTACTTACTTAAAGGGATATTATAAATATAAAAGGGGAAAAGTTTTTCAGGATAATGGAACGGTTATACCGGACAAAAAAGATATTTGCGACATTTATGCTGTTTTTTATGAAACAGATGAAAAAATGCAAATATTAGATGGAACGAATGTATTGGCTGAGGACAATAAATATATTGTTTCTATAGCTCGTATCAATGATGCCAGAGAAACGGAGGAATGGATAGAGTTTAATCTACCTTTTGTTTACAGAGAAGGTAAAACTATTGACCCTGAAAAGTTAAGAGCGGGCAAATATAACTTGGCTATTGTCTTCTCTTCCAGTATACGGGGAGATCACTTTGAGGGTGCTCCGGGTAGTACTTTATATATAGACGAAGTAGAATTAGGATATGAAGAGTAG
- a CDS encoding DUF4301 family protein produces MLTQKDLELLSSKGISEKQIEEQLACFKKGFPYLEITASASVDKGIQVISKEDQAAYMDAWDAYLMENKKIIKFVPASGAASRMFKNLYEFLSASYNEPTTTFEKKFFEGLENFAFYDALNKVCQQNEDADIPGLLDKKNYKAIVENLLGEKGLNYGQLPKGLLLFHSYPEKVNRTAMEEHLAEGAMYAKNNAGEVNIHFTVSPEHQDLFEKLVAEKKGAYESKFSVKYDISFSVQKPSTDTIAANIENEPFRDAKGNLLFRPGGHGALIENLNDIEADVVFIKNIDNVVPDSFKCSTVIYKKVIAGVLVTLQKKMFEYIQLIEKGKYSRSQVEEMIHFLQDVLCIRNAELKNLEDAELILYIKEKLMRPLRVCGMVKNVGEPGGGPFLAVNPDGTVSPQILESSQIDLEDPAKKAMFDNGTHFNPVDLVCAVKNYKGEKYNLPDYVDKNTGFISYKSKDGRELKALELPGLWNGAMSDWNTVFVEVPIETFNPVKTVNDLLRREHQ; encoded by the coding sequence ATGTTGACACAAAAAGACCTTGAACTCCTTTCCTCGAAGGGAATTAGCGAAAAACAAATTGAAGAACAACTAGCTTGTTTTAAAAAAGGTTTTCCTTACCTTGAAATTACAGCTTCTGCTTCAGTTGATAAGGGCATTCAGGTAATTTCGAAAGAAGACCAGGCTGCTTATATGGATGCCTGGGATGCCTATCTGATGGAAAACAAGAAGATTATAAAATTTGTACCGGCTTCAGGAGCTGCCAGCCGGATGTTTAAGAACTTATATGAATTTTTATCCGCTTCTTATAACGAACCTACTACTACGTTTGAAAAAAAATTCTTTGAAGGACTGGAAAATTTTGCCTTCTACGATGCCCTGAATAAAGTTTGCCAACAAAATGAAGATGCAGACATTCCCGGATTATTAGATAAAAAAAATTACAAAGCCATTGTGGAAAATCTTCTGGGTGAGAAGGGCTTAAATTACGGACAGCTCCCGAAAGGCTTGCTCTTGTTTCATTCTTATCCGGAAAAAGTGAATCGCACGGCTATGGAAGAACATCTTGCCGAAGGAGCTATGTATGCGAAAAATAATGCAGGCGAAGTAAATATTCATTTTACAGTATCACCGGAGCATCAAGATTTATTTGAAAAGCTGGTTGCGGAAAAAAAAGGGGCTTATGAAAGCAAATTCTCTGTTAAATATGACATTTCGTTCAGCGTACAGAAACCTAGCACGGATACGATCGCTGCCAATATAGAAAATGAACCTTTCCGGGATGCAAAAGGAAATTTACTTTTCCGTCCGGGAGGACATGGGGCATTAATCGAGAATTTGAATGATATAGAAGCGGATGTCGTTTTTATTAAAAATATCGACAATGTCGTACCGGATAGCTTTAAATGTTCTACGGTTATATATAAAAAAGTAATTGCCGGAGTTTTAGTAACTCTTCAAAAGAAAATGTTTGAATACATTCAATTAATAGAAAAAGGGAAATACAGCCGTTCGCAAGTAGAGGAAATGATTCATTTTTTGCAAGACGTATTGTGTATACGGAATGCGGAATTGAAAAATTTGGAAGATGCCGAACTAATCCTTTATATCAAAGAAAAACTAATGCGTCCGCTCCGTGTTTGCGGGATGGTGAAAAATGTAGGCGAACCTGGCGGTGGACCGTTCCTTGCGGTTAATCCGGATGGAACCGTTTCTCCGCAGATATTGGAAAGTTCGCAGATCGATTTGGAAGATCCTGCAAAAAAAGCGATGTTTGATAATGGCACTCATTTTAATCCTGTTGATTTAGTTTGTGCAGTAAAAAATTATAAAGGTGAAAAATATAATTTGCCGGACTATGTAGATAAGAATACAGGTTTTATTTCGTATAAAAGTAAAGATGGGCGTGAGTTAAAGGCGCTTGAACTGCCAGGTTTGTGGAACGGGGCTATGTCTGATTGGAACACGGTATTTGTGGAAGTACCTATCGAAACATTTAACCCTGTTAAAACAGTCAATGACTTATTGAGAAGAGAACATCAATAA
- a CDS encoding RelA/SpoT family protein translates to MDTQSFFTAEERKEFFSKYKQLVISLSSFLQKEDIKKIRGLLQRPGTLECYKRDKNGINGLLRNIDTALIASTEIGLKRTATIALILYRPVLKEKLTLEEIEKAFYPDVTLIISRLLKTSELYARNTVVTSENFPHLLFSFAEDVRVILLMIADRLCMLRMGKRFVEEEDRLKLSTEASFLYAPLAHRLGLYKIKSEMEDLSLKYTDRKTFDFIKQKLNETKRSRDAYIAEFIAPIKQKLIDAGFHFEIKGRTKSIHSIWNKLKKQNIEFENIYDLFAIRIVLETSIQKERSDCWQVYSIITDMYQPNPKRLKDWISIPKNNGYESLHITVMGPQNKWVEVQIRTTRMDEIAERGLAAHWKYKGIKGESGLDEFLTTVRSALENKEASSIDLMQNFKLDLYADEIYIFTPKGELIKLPKGATVLDFAFSIHTKIGSQCVSAKVNGKNVPIKYELKSGDQVVVLTSPTQTPKRDWLTFVTTSKAKVKIKQALREEAAKSADFAKELLQRRFKNRKIEIEEAILMRLIKKLGFKTVTDFYVDITEERLDINNIIDEYLEMERKEKEVPERSETRSAENFIATTEVEEISSRQDVLVIDKNLTGIEYKLAKCCNPIYGDDVFGFVSTQGIKIHRLDCPNAQEMFSRFGYRIIKAKWSGKGGVGYAITLRVIGRDDIAIVTNITSVISKEPGITLRSFNIDSVDGLFQGNFTVLLRDTTALNSLSKKIKGVKGVKSVERLNS, encoded by the coding sequence ATGGACACTCAATCATTCTTTACCGCCGAAGAGCGCAAGGAGTTTTTCTCCAAATATAAACAATTAGTAATCAGTCTGTCGAGTTTTCTCCAGAAAGAAGATATTAAGAAAATACGCGGATTGCTTCAACGTCCCGGTACTTTAGAATGTTATAAACGGGATAAAAACGGAATAAACGGGCTACTTAGGAATATAGATACCGCCTTAATAGCTTCTACGGAAATAGGTTTAAAACGAACTGCTACCATCGCTTTAATTCTCTACCGTCCGGTACTAAAAGAAAAGTTAACATTAGAAGAAATCGAGAAAGCATTTTACCCGGATGTTACACTAATTATAAGCAGATTGTTGAAAACCTCGGAATTGTATGCCCGCAATACGGTAGTTACTTCCGAAAACTTTCCACATCTTTTATTTTCATTTGCCGAAGATGTACGGGTTATTTTATTGATGATTGCCGATCGGCTGTGCATGTTGCGTATGGGTAAACGTTTCGTAGAAGAAGAAGATCGTTTAAAACTTTCTACAGAAGCGTCTTTTTTATATGCCCCGCTGGCTCACCGTTTAGGTTTGTACAAAATCAAAAGCGAAATGGAAGATTTGTCATTGAAATATACCGACAGGAAAACTTTCGATTTTATCAAACAGAAATTGAATGAGACAAAACGGTCGCGGGATGCATATATTGCCGAATTTATTGCTCCTATCAAGCAAAAACTAATAGATGCCGGATTTCATTTCGAAATAAAAGGGCGTACCAAATCAATTCATTCCATCTGGAATAAACTTAAGAAACAAAATATTGAATTTGAAAATATATATGATCTGTTTGCTATCCGGATCGTATTAGAAACTTCTATACAGAAAGAGCGTTCCGATTGTTGGCAAGTATATTCAATCATTACGGACATGTACCAGCCCAATCCCAAACGGTTGAAAGACTGGATTTCGATTCCGAAAAATAACGGCTACGAATCTTTGCATATTACCGTAATGGGCCCTCAAAATAAATGGGTAGAAGTTCAAATCCGTACTACGCGGATGGATGAAATTGCAGAAAGAGGTTTGGCTGCCCATTGGAAATACAAAGGAATCAAGGGGGAAAGCGGGTTGGATGAATTTCTTACTACCGTACGAAGTGCCCTCGAAAACAAAGAGGCCAGCAGCATCGATCTGATGCAAAATTTTAAACTAGATCTATATGCGGATGAGATTTATATATTCACTCCCAAAGGAGAATTGATAAAGTTACCTAAAGGAGCTACCGTGTTGGATTTTGCTTTCTCTATCCACACAAAGATCGGTTCACAATGCGTTTCTGCTAAAGTAAACGGGAAAAACGTACCTATTAAATATGAATTAAAAAGCGGAGACCAGGTAGTGGTACTTACCTCTCCTACCCAAACGCCAAAAAGAGACTGGCTTACTTTTGTAACTACTTCCAAAGCAAAAGTAAAAATTAAACAAGCGTTAAGGGAAGAAGCCGCCAAATCTGCCGACTTTGCCAAAGAACTGTTGCAACGACGTTTTAAGAACCGGAAAATAGAGATAGAAGAAGCCATCTTAATGCGTTTAATTAAGAAACTGGGATTTAAGACGGTAACAGATTTTTATGTCGATATCACAGAAGAGCGTCTGGATATTAATAATATCATAGACGAATATCTGGAGATGGAGAGGAAAGAAAAAGAGGTTCCGGAACGTTCGGAAACACGAAGTGCCGAAAATTTCATTGCCACGACCGAAGTAGAAGAAATTTCCAGTCGGCAGGATGTACTGGTTATCGATAAGAATCTGACAGGGATTGAATATAAACTGGCCAAATGTTGTAATCCGATTTATGGTGACGACGTATTCGGTTTTGTTTCTACCCAAGGAATTAAAATCCACCGGTTAGATTGTCCGAATGCCCAGGAAATGTTCAGCCGTTTCGGTTATCGTATCATTAAAGCAAAATGGAGTGGCAAAGGTGGAGTAGGCTATGCTATCACCTTGCGGGTAATCGGACGTGATGATATTGCTATCGTTACTAACATTACTTCTGTAATTTCCAAGGAGCCCGGCATTACTTTACGTTCGTTTAATATCGACTCGGTAGACGGATTATTCCAAGGAAACTTTACCGTACTTTTACGGGATACCACCGCATTAAATTCTCTTTCTAAAAAGATAAAAGGAGTAAAAGGGGTAAAATCAGTAGAAAGGCTTAATTCGTAA
- a CDS encoding electron transfer flavoprotein subunit beta/FixA family protein, whose protein sequence is MSLKIIVLAKQVPDTRNVGKDAMKADGTVNRAALPAIFNPEDLNALEQALRLKDAYPGTTITLLTMGPGRAAEIIREGLYRGADGGYLLTDRAFAGADTLATSYALSMAVRKINEYDLILCGRQAIDGDTAQVGPQVAEKLGLSQITYVEEILNVENGKVTVKRRLERGVEIVEGNLPIVLTVNGSAPDCRPRNAKFIQKYKHAKTVTEKQTADTDYIELCNLRPYLNLEEWSVADVHADVKACGLSGSPTKVKKIESVSFQAKESKTLTPSDSEIEDLMKELIANHTIG, encoded by the coding sequence ATGAGTTTGAAAATAATTGTATTAGCAAAACAAGTCCCGGACACACGCAACGTAGGAAAAGATGCAATGAAAGCAGATGGCACGGTAAACCGAGCCGCACTTCCCGCGATCTTTAATCCGGAAGACTTGAACGCATTAGAACAAGCTTTACGCTTGAAAGATGCATATCCCGGAACTACCATTACTCTTTTAACCATGGGACCGGGTAGAGCCGCAGAAATAATCAGAGAAGGTTTATACAGAGGTGCCGACGGTGGTTATCTCCTGACCGACAGAGCTTTTGCCGGCGCCGACACATTAGCCACATCCTACGCGCTTTCTATGGCTGTGCGTAAAATCAACGAGTACGACTTAATCCTTTGCGGACGTCAAGCGATTGATGGCGATACAGCCCAAGTAGGCCCCCAGGTTGCCGAAAAACTTGGATTGTCTCAAATTACGTATGTGGAGGAAATCTTGAATGTTGAAAATGGTAAAGTAACCGTTAAACGTCGTTTGGAAAGAGGTGTGGAAATAGTAGAAGGGAACCTTCCTATTGTTCTGACTGTAAACGGAAGTGCTCCTGACTGCCGACCCCGCAACGCCAAATTCATCCAAAAGTACAAACATGCAAAAACAGTTACGGAAAAGCAAACTGCCGATACTGATTACATAGAACTTTGCAACTTGCGTCCTTATCTTAATTTGGAAGAATGGAGTGTGGCAGATGTACATGCCGATGTAAAAGCATGCGGATTATCCGGTTCTCCTACCAAAGTAAAGAAAATCGAAAGTGTCAGTTTCCAAGCCAAAGAAAGCAAAACTCTTACTCCTTCCGATTCAGAGATCGAAGACTTAATGAAAGAATTAATTGCAAACCATACTATCGGTTAA
- a CDS encoding electron transfer flavoprotein subunit alpha/FixB family protein has translation MNNLFVYCEIEDGIVADVSLELLTKGRSLANQLGCKMEAIAIGSHLDTIAGQVFPYGVDVLHLFDDKRLYPYTSLPHTSILVNLFKKEQPQIALMGATSIGRDLGPRVSSALTSGLTADCTSLEIGDHEEKKENKVYKNLLYQIRPAFGGNIVATIVNPECRPQMATVREGVMKKEIYDAGYQGEIVKHNVADYVNDTDFVVTVIDRQMEKSKSNIKGAPIIVAGGYGVGSKENFQLLFDLASVIGAEVGASRAAVDAGFTEHERQIGQTGVTVRPKLYIACGISGQIQHIAGMQESSIIIAINNDPNAPINTIADYVITGDIEEVIPKMIKYYKKNTK, from the coding sequence ATGAATAACTTATTTGTATATTGCGAAATAGAAGACGGCATAGTGGCGGACGTGAGTCTTGAATTGCTTACCAAAGGCCGTTCACTTGCCAACCAGTTAGGGTGTAAAATGGAAGCGATTGCCATTGGTTCCCACCTAGACACCATTGCCGGGCAAGTTTTTCCTTATGGGGTAGATGTACTTCACTTATTCGATGATAAGCGGTTGTATCCTTATACCTCCCTGCCCCATACTTCTATCCTGGTAAATCTTTTCAAGAAAGAACAACCTCAAATTGCCTTAATGGGCGCTACAAGTATAGGGCGGGATTTGGGGCCGCGCGTTTCATCCGCTCTTACCAGCGGATTAACTGCCGATTGTACTTCTCTGGAAATCGGTGACCATGAAGAAAAGAAAGAAAATAAGGTATATAAGAATCTTTTATATCAAATCCGTCCGGCTTTCGGAGGAAATATCGTAGCTACTATCGTTAATCCCGAGTGCCGCCCGCAAATGGCTACTGTACGGGAAGGTGTCATGAAGAAGGAAATTTATGATGCCGGTTATCAAGGTGAGATCGTAAAGCATAACGTAGCAGATTACGTAAACGATACCGACTTCGTGGTAACGGTAATAGACCGCCAGATGGAAAAAAGCAAATCCAATATCAAAGGTGCACCTATCATTGTTGCCGGAGGTTATGGAGTCGGATCGAAAGAAAATTTCCAATTATTGTTTGATTTGGCTTCTGTAATCGGTGCTGAAGTAGGAGCTTCCCGCGCAGCCGTTGATGCCGGATTTACAGAACATGAGCGTCAGATCGGGCAGACCGGCGTTACGGTCCGTCCGAAACTCTATATTGCCTGCGGTATATCCGGGCAGATTCAACACATTGCAGGAATGCAGGAAAGTTCCATTATTATTGCTATTAATAATGACCCGAATGCTCCCATCAATACGATTGCCGATTATGTAATAACCGGCGATATCGAAGAGGTAATTCCTAAAATGATTAAGTATTATAAGAAAAATACGAAGTAA
- a CDS encoding acyl-CoA dehydrogenase family protein — MANFYLDNPSLKHHLNHPLMKRIVELKERNFADKDKYDYAPVDFEDAMDSYDKVLEIVGEICGDIVAPNAEGVDHDGPTLKDGRVTYAPGTQHNLDAARKAGLMGLSMPRRYSGLNFPIVPYIMVADIVARADAGFENLWGLQDCAETLYEFGNEDQRQRYIPRVCNGETMSMDLTEPDAGSDLQSVMLKATYNEQENCWYLNGVKRFITNGDADIHLVLARSEEGTKDGRGLSMFIYDKKNGGVNVRRIENKMGIKGSPTCELVFKNAKAELCGDRKLGLIKYVMALMNGARLGIMAQAVGLSEAAYREGEAYAKERRQFGKPIIEFPAIYEMVALMRAKADASRAMLYETARFVDIYKALDDISKERKLTPEERAEQKRYAKLADAFTPMGKGMTTEFANQNAYDAIQIHGGSGFMKDYACERIYRDARITNIYEGTTQLQVVAAIRHVTTGTYLNRIREYESMEYKPELEGLKRRLMAMTELYSQMVQLVTDSKDNEYIDFQARRLVESGAHVIFGYLLLQDANACESFRRSVEVYVNYGEAEVTKNFHFISTFKRDDLGYYKQ, encoded by the coding sequence ATGGCTAATTTTTACTTAGATAATCCCAGCTTAAAGCACCACCTGAATCATCCTTTGATGAAACGGATTGTGGAATTGAAGGAACGTAATTTTGCAGATAAAGACAAATATGATTATGCACCCGTAGATTTCGAAGATGCAATGGACAGTTACGACAAAGTACTCGAAATTGTAGGGGAAATATGCGGTGATATTGTCGCTCCCAACGCAGAAGGTGTAGACCATGACGGTCCGACCTTGAAAGACGGACGCGTAACTTATGCTCCCGGTACGCAACATAACTTGGATGCAGCCCGCAAAGCAGGTTTAATGGGCTTGAGCATGCCGCGCCGCTATTCCGGATTGAATTTCCCTATCGTACCCTATATCATGGTTGCCGATATCGTAGCCCGGGCAGATGCTGGTTTCGAAAACCTTTGGGGGTTACAAGATTGCGCCGAGACATTGTATGAATTTGGAAATGAAGACCAGCGGCAACGTTATATTCCCCGTGTTTGTAACGGAGAAACCATGTCTATGGACCTTACCGAACCGGATGCCGGATCGGATCTTCAATCGGTTATGCTGAAAGCTACTTACAACGAACAAGAAAATTGCTGGTATCTGAATGGTGTAAAGCGTTTTATTACCAATGGCGATGCCGATATCCATTTAGTTTTAGCCCGTTCGGAAGAAGGGACAAAAGACGGTCGCGGTCTTTCCATGTTTATTTATGACAAAAAGAACGGAGGCGTAAATGTACGCCGTATCGAAAATAAAATGGGTATCAAAGGTTCACCCACCTGTGAATTGGTATTCAAGAATGCTAAAGCCGAATTATGTGGCGACCGTAAATTAGGTCTTATAAAATATGTAATGGCTTTAATGAACGGAGCACGTTTAGGTATTATGGCGCAAGCCGTAGGATTAAGTGAAGCTGCTTATCGCGAAGGGGAAGCATATGCAAAAGAACGCCGTCAGTTTGGTAAGCCCATTATTGAATTCCCGGCAATATACGAAATGGTAGCATTAATGCGTGCCAAGGCTGATGCCTCACGCGCCATGTTATACGAAACTGCTCGCTTCGTAGATATTTACAAAGCTTTAGACGATATCTCCAAAGAACGTAAACTCACTCCTGAAGAACGAGCCGAACAAAAGCGTTATGCGAAGTTGGCGGATGCTTTCACCCCAATGGGAAAAGGGATGACTACCGAATTTGCCAATCAAAATGCTTATGATGCCATCCAGATCCACGGCGGGTCAGGCTTTATGAAAGATTATGCGTGTGAACGAATTTATCGGGATGCCCGGATTACGAATATTTACGAAGGTACTACCCAGTTACAAGTAGTGGCCGCCATCCGGCATGTCACCACTGGCACGTATCTAAATCGGATTCGCGAGTACGAATCGATGGAGTACAAACCTGAATTGGAAGGGCTGAAAAGACGTTTGATGGCGATGACGGAATTATACAGCCAAATGGTTCAACTCGTAACCGATAGCAAGGATAATGAATATATCGATTTTCAGGCACGTCGGTTGGTGGAAAGTGGAGCACACGTAATATTCGGTTATCTGTTGTTACAAGACGCGAATG